A region of Paractinoplanes abujensis DNA encodes the following proteins:
- a CDS encoding alpha-1,4-glucan--maltose-1-phosphate maltosyltransferase yields MTGRFPIEDVTPSVSCGRYPAKAVVGEIVPVSAVSYREGHNALGVNVVWRGPDGESEPFTRMRPGEPGLDQWHGVIRPDRVGRWTFTVEAFDDPYRTWRDAVVKKIGAGQGLEDLANDLAEGADVLDLATKIVPAHDEERVRDAAAALRDDQRSLFARVSPALDLEELLWHHPVRQLVTTTRSYAIWVDRKRALYSAWYEFFPRSEGAEIGPESTPIKHGTFVTAAERIPAVAAMGFNILYLPPIHPIGKVNRKGRNNTLVARPQDVGSPWAIGSDEGGHDAIHPELGTLEDFKAFIAKAEEHGLEIAMDLALQAAPDHPWVKSNPEFFTRRADGTIAYAENPPKKYQDIYPINWDNDYKTLREEVYRVVMHWVHTGVKVFRVDNPHTKALNFWQWLIAKVKETNPEVLFLAEAFTRPAMMNGLGKVGFTQSYTYFTWRTTAWEMRQYMETLLTTIDWMRPNFWPNTPDILHESLQHGGPPMFKIRAVLASMLTPSWGMYSGYELFEHVPRPGAEEYIDNEKFELKPRDWAAAERSGRSLAPYITRLNRIRDDNPALHWLRNLKFHEIDNGALLCFSKRDPDTGNTVLVVVTFDSTTVQWGNTVLDMPALGLDWHDRFTVTDQITGATYEWGQHNAVRIDPYVEPAHIFVIEPK; encoded by the coding sequence ATGACCGGTCGCTTTCCCATCGAAGACGTGACGCCCTCGGTGTCCTGTGGCCGTTACCCGGCCAAGGCCGTCGTCGGCGAAATCGTGCCGGTTTCCGCCGTGTCCTATCGCGAAGGTCATAACGCGCTCGGGGTCAACGTGGTATGGCGTGGCCCCGACGGCGAGTCGGAGCCGTTCACCCGCATGCGCCCCGGCGAGCCTGGTCTGGACCAGTGGCACGGCGTGATCCGGCCCGACCGGGTCGGCCGCTGGACGTTCACCGTCGAGGCCTTCGACGACCCGTACCGGACGTGGCGCGACGCCGTCGTGAAGAAGATCGGCGCCGGGCAGGGCCTGGAGGATCTCGCGAACGACCTGGCCGAGGGCGCCGACGTGCTCGACCTGGCCACCAAGATCGTGCCGGCGCACGACGAGGAGCGGGTGCGCGACGCGGCCGCAGCCCTGCGCGACGACCAGCGCTCGCTGTTCGCCCGGGTCTCCCCCGCGCTCGACCTGGAGGAGCTGCTCTGGCACCACCCGGTGCGGCAGCTGGTCACCACCACCCGGTCGTACGCGATCTGGGTCGACCGCAAGCGCGCGCTCTACTCCGCTTGGTACGAGTTCTTCCCCCGCTCCGAGGGCGCCGAGATCGGCCCCGAGTCGACGCCGATCAAGCACGGCACGTTCGTCACCGCGGCCGAGCGCATCCCGGCCGTCGCCGCCATGGGCTTCAACATCCTCTACCTGCCCCCGATCCACCCGATCGGCAAGGTCAACCGCAAGGGCCGCAACAACACGCTCGTGGCCCGCCCGCAGGACGTGGGCTCGCCGTGGGCCATCGGCTCCGACGAGGGCGGCCACGACGCGATCCACCCCGAACTGGGCACGCTGGAGGACTTCAAGGCGTTCATCGCCAAGGCGGAGGAGCACGGCCTCGAGATCGCCATGGACCTGGCGCTGCAGGCCGCCCCCGACCACCCCTGGGTCAAGAGCAACCCCGAGTTCTTCACCCGGCGGGCCGACGGCACGATCGCCTACGCGGAGAACCCGCCCAAGAAATACCAGGACATCTACCCGATCAACTGGGACAACGACTACAAGACGCTGCGCGAGGAGGTCTATCGCGTCGTCATGCACTGGGTGCACACCGGCGTGAAGGTCTTCCGCGTCGACAACCCGCACACCAAGGCGCTCAACTTCTGGCAGTGGCTGATCGCCAAGGTCAAGGAGACGAACCCCGAGGTGCTGTTCCTGGCCGAGGCGTTCACCAGGCCCGCGATGATGAACGGGCTCGGCAAGGTCGGCTTCACCCAGTCGTACACGTATTTCACCTGGCGCACGACGGCGTGGGAGATGCGGCAGTACATGGAGACGCTGCTCACCACGATCGACTGGATGCGCCCCAACTTCTGGCCCAACACCCCCGACATCCTGCACGAGTCGCTGCAGCACGGCGGCCCGCCGATGTTCAAGATTCGGGCCGTCCTGGCCAGCATGCTCACGCCGTCATGGGGCATGTACTCCGGGTACGAGCTGTTCGAGCACGTGCCGCGGCCGGGCGCCGAAGAGTACATCGACAACGAGAAGTTCGAGCTCAAGCCGCGGGACTGGGCGGCCGCCGAGCGGTCCGGCCGGTCGCTGGCCCCGTACATCACCCGGCTCAACCGCATCCGCGACGACAACCCCGCCCTGCACTGGCTGCGCAACCTGAAGTTCCACGAGATCGACAACGGCGCGCTGCTCTGTTTCTCCAAGCGTGACCCCGACACCGGAAACACGGTTCTCGTGGTGGTCACCTTCGACTCGACGACGGTGCAGTGGGGCAACACGGTGCTGGACATGCCGGCACTCGGTTTGGACTGGCACGACCGGTTCACGGTGACCGACCAGATCACCGGGGCCACGTACGAGTGGGGACAGCACAACGCCGTGCGGATCGATCCGTACGTCGAGCCGGCGCACATCTTCGTGATTGAGCCGAAGTAA